From Halobacillus sp. Marseille-Q1614, the proteins below share one genomic window:
- a CDS encoding YcxB family protein, with the protein MKGNQKLEVRGTLTASDYRRHSNYNRKKMKNIYFIASLLMFFFVIFQSLEGPLLFVMGLTMIIALLLAIAMSFFLSGMISIRATRDYKNDPVSQHEIQYTFRAGNIKQKLKNSTNDYQWTDIIAAFEQEELFQLYVARNHAMILPKRFFKSEEEVEQLRELIEKNAKSAKVDLLKS; encoded by the coding sequence ATGAAGGGGAATCAGAAATTAGAAGTGAGAGGCACGTTAACCGCCAGTGATTATCGAAGGCACAGCAACTATAATCGCAAAAAAATGAAAAACATATATTTTATTGCTTCCCTCTTAATGTTTTTCTTTGTCATTTTTCAGTCATTAGAAGGCCCGCTGCTCTTTGTGATGGGACTGACAATGATTATTGCACTGCTGCTTGCGATAGCAATGTCTTTTTTCCTCTCAGGAATGATCAGCATTCGAGCGACGAGGGATTATAAAAATGATCCGGTTTCGCAGCATGAAATTCAGTATACTTTCCGGGCCGGCAACATTAAGCAGAAGCTGAAGAACTCAACGAATGATTACCAATGGACGGATATTATTGCAGCGTTTGAACAGGAAGAGCTCTTTCAGTTATATGTGGCACGCAACCATGCGATGATTTTACCAAAAAGGTTTTTTAAATCAGAAGAGGAAGTAGAACAGCTGCGTGAACTGATTGAGAAAAATGCAAAGTCAGCAAAAGTGGATCTATTGAAGAGCTAA
- a CDS encoding VOC family protein, with amino-acid sequence MSLSLSKISPSLWFDQQAEDAACFYCSVFENSKILETTRYGEAGNGPAGSVVTVSFELEGQTFVAINGGPHFSFTPAISFSVDCESQKEVDNLWEKLSKNGEIEQCGWLRDRYGVSWQIVPKVLREYLNDSDPKKVKNVTEAMLQMKKLNIDELNRAYDQ; translated from the coding sequence ATGAGTTTGTCTCTCTCCAAAATCAGTCCTAGTTTATGGTTCGACCAACAAGCCGAAGACGCCGCCTGTTTTTACTGCTCGGTATTTGAAAATTCCAAGATACTAGAGACGACGCGCTATGGAGAAGCTGGTAACGGCCCAGCAGGAAGCGTAGTAACTGTCTCCTTTGAATTGGAAGGCCAGACGTTTGTTGCCATTAATGGGGGGCCTCATTTCTCATTTACGCCTGCGATTTCTTTTTCCGTCGATTGTGAATCTCAGAAGGAAGTCGATAACCTCTGGGAAAAGCTTTCAAAAAATGGAGAAATTGAGCAATGTGGCTGGCTGAGAGATAGGTACGGAGTTTCCTGGCAAATCGTTCCGAAGGTGCTGCGGGAATATCTGAATGACTCAGATCCCAAAAAAGTGAAAAACGTGACAGAGGCTATGCTGCAAATGAAGAAGTTAAATATTGATGAACTTAATAGAGCTTATGACCAATAA
- a CDS encoding ThiF family adenylyltransferase, with translation MESRYSRQELFSPIGQAGQEFLAEKHVLIVGAGALGSANAEMLARAGVSEISIIDRDYIEMSNLNRQQLYTEEDAYFSLAKAEAAKQRLRNINSEIKVNGIVAEFDSENAESVLEGADLVIDGTDNFSTRFLINDAAAKRKMPWIYGGCVKSHGVCLAILPGETPCLQCLMDVIPQEGETCDSVGIIGPAVQMTAAHQTTEALKILTNQEPSKEMLYFDVWGREYSSMIVSGLLNPDCASCSPQANYPYLRKQKGLRTAVLCGRDTVQVRPDASKPISLKDLAHRLKPVAQKVRENKELIVCYIEGVRFVVFKDGRTLIHGAADVAEARKMYQRFIGA, from the coding sequence ATGGAAAGCCGTTATTCCCGACAGGAACTTTTCAGCCCGATTGGACAAGCCGGACAGGAATTTTTAGCAGAAAAGCATGTGCTTATTGTCGGAGCCGGGGCCTTGGGAAGTGCTAACGCGGAAATGCTTGCCCGCGCCGGAGTAAGTGAAATCTCAATTATTGACCGCGATTATATTGAAATGAGTAATCTAAACAGGCAGCAGCTTTATACTGAAGAAGATGCTTATTTCAGCTTAGCGAAAGCGGAAGCGGCAAAACAGCGGCTAAGAAATATAAATTCAGAAATTAAGGTGAACGGGATCGTCGCAGAGTTTGACTCAGAAAATGCGGAAAGTGTACTCGAAGGAGCAGACCTTGTGATCGATGGCACCGATAATTTCTCTACACGATTTTTAATTAACGATGCGGCAGCCAAACGGAAAATGCCGTGGATCTATGGAGGATGTGTAAAAAGTCATGGAGTCTGCCTTGCAATTCTGCCTGGAGAAACGCCGTGCCTGCAATGCTTAATGGATGTCATTCCTCAGGAAGGAGAAACGTGTGACAGCGTTGGGATTATTGGACCCGCTGTTCAGATGACCGCAGCGCACCAAACAACAGAAGCCTTAAAAATCCTTACAAACCAGGAGCCATCGAAGGAAATGCTCTATTTTGATGTATGGGGGCGCGAGTATTCTTCCATGATTGTATCGGGATTACTGAATCCGGATTGTGCCTCGTGTTCCCCTCAAGCCAACTACCCATATTTGCGAAAACAAAAAGGCTTACGAACGGCCGTGCTTTGCGGCCGGGATACTGTACAAGTGAGACCAGACGCCTCTAAGCCGATTTCTTTAAAAGACCTCGCCCATCGGCTGAAACCAGTCGCTCAAAAGGTAAGAGAAAACAAAGAATTGATCGTCTGCTATATAGAGGGGGTCCGGTTTGTCGTTTTCAAAGATGGGAGAACATTAATTCATGGAGCTGCTGATGTGGCAGAAGCGAGAAAGATGTACCAGCGTTTTATTGGAGCGTAA
- a CDS encoding alpha/beta fold hydrolase, producing MTKKQYVKIESAGIQLAGTYSVPEQPSGDAVLIVAGSGEVDRDGNAKKFKADLYKDLAEFFNEQGAAVLRYDKRGVKESKGSYAEAGLSDFIEDAASALRFLKQQEGIERVYLLGHSEGAIMGPAIFEKEPADGFVFLCGSIGTGEELIAYQNERIRKEVRETKGFKGWLFRTLKVENKIKKQSAQVESKINATTEPVVRYRGIRLNAKWMREIKAYDMRSYFSCIPEKTIAIEGGMDVQVELGSARQLSEQTGAELKEIPDMNHVLRKQTEQGSLLNLKKIYKKSLAEEKLHPELLHSLKTWLEK from the coding sequence ATGACTAAAAAGCAATACGTTAAAATCGAATCAGCAGGCATTCAGCTTGCCGGTACCTATTCTGTACCCGAGCAGCCGTCGGGAGATGCAGTATTAATCGTGGCGGGTTCAGGAGAAGTGGACCGTGATGGGAATGCTAAAAAATTTAAAGCCGACCTTTATAAAGACCTTGCCGAATTTTTTAATGAACAAGGAGCAGCCGTACTTCGTTACGATAAGCGAGGAGTAAAGGAAAGTAAAGGTTCATACGCCGAAGCAGGATTATCAGATTTTATCGAAGATGCAGCAAGCGCCCTGAGATTTTTAAAACAGCAGGAAGGAATAGAACGTGTTTATCTGCTTGGACACAGCGAAGGTGCGATCATGGGACCTGCTATTTTTGAAAAAGAGCCCGCAGACGGATTTGTGTTTCTCTGCGGTTCGATCGGTACGGGTGAAGAACTGATTGCCTACCAAAATGAAAGGATACGTAAAGAAGTAAGGGAAACGAAAGGATTTAAAGGGTGGCTGTTTCGCACGCTTAAAGTGGAAAACAAGATTAAAAAACAATCTGCCCAAGTTGAAAGTAAAATTAATGCTACGACAGAACCGGTCGTACGTTACCGGGGAATCCGCCTGAACGCCAAATGGATGAGGGAAATTAAAGCGTATGACATGAGATCTTATTTCAGCTGTATTCCTGAGAAAACGATCGCGATCGAAGGAGGAATGGATGTCCAGGTTGAACTTGGTTCCGCTCGTCAGCTATCCGAGCAGACAGGAGCCGAGCTAAAGGAAATTCCCGATATGAATCACGTCCTCCGCAAACAGACAGAACAAGGGTCGCTGCTTAATCTGAAGAAGATTTATAAGAAGAGTTTGGCAGAGGAAAAACTACATC
- a CDS encoding aromatic acid exporter family protein — MIKLIDLLKKFNILGSRTLKTGISVFLTALVCGLFNWPVVFAVITAIVTIEHTAADSIKKAAVRFPASAIGALLATTCYAVFGKSAITFALAAMLTIAICHKLRLDAGILVATITAVAMIPDFQDHYILSFLTRLGTTSIGIVVSTGVNFFLLPPNYTPRIFRSINDLFGHAAQLLERIVLNADSQDKEGSRSIGRSYRLLTAHLERTYQLSQFQRAEWKYHRHTNEEMRFFQFAQKKLGALQQIAYHLGNLQYVQTTLADFKKSERELMEEITHSYIQILKDPAHQISENHFDKVKKLDQLFWKWKEDHVVQENHFRQHLPPQTILIYELLSFHDVLEELEEMCKSRHQMVEKCYVNN, encoded by the coding sequence GTGATAAAGCTAATTGATTTACTTAAAAAATTTAATATTTTAGGCAGCCGTACGCTTAAAACTGGAATCTCAGTCTTTTTGACCGCACTCGTATGCGGGCTTTTTAATTGGCCGGTCGTTTTTGCAGTGATTACGGCGATTGTCACGATCGAACATACAGCGGCAGATTCAATAAAAAAAGCAGCCGTTCGATTTCCGGCTTCGGCCATCGGTGCTCTGCTGGCGACAACCTGCTATGCGGTTTTTGGGAAAAGTGCGATTACGTTTGCTCTAGCAGCTATGCTGACGATTGCGATCTGTCATAAATTAAGGTTAGATGCTGGTATCTTAGTTGCGACGATAACGGCCGTTGCGATGATCCCTGATTTTCAGGACCATTATATCCTTTCGTTTCTTACAAGGCTTGGGACAACTTCGATAGGAATTGTAGTGTCTACCGGAGTCAACTTTTTTCTTCTGCCGCCCAACTACACACCGAGGATTTTTCGAAGTATCAATGATTTATTTGGACATGCTGCCCAACTGCTTGAGCGAATCGTATTAAATGCGGACAGTCAAGACAAAGAAGGCAGCCGCAGTATCGGACGCTCCTATCGTCTATTGACCGCCCATTTGGAACGAACGTATCAACTGTCACAGTTCCAGCGGGCAGAATGGAAATATCACCGCCATACGAACGAAGAAATGAGATTCTTTCAATTTGCCCAAAAGAAATTAGGGGCACTGCAGCAAATCGCCTATCATTTAGGGAATTTACAGTATGTGCAGACAACGCTGGCAGATTTTAAAAAATCCGAACGGGAATTGATGGAAGAGATTACGCATTCCTATATTCAAATATTAAAAGATCCGGCTCATCAAATTAGTGAAAACCACTTCGACAAAGTGAAGAAGCTCGATCAATTGTTTTGGAAATGGAAAGAGGATCATGTAGTGCAGGAGAATCATTTTAGACAGCACCTGCCGCCCCAGACGATCCTCATTTATGAGCTGCTCAGCTTTCATGACGTATTGGAGGAATTAGAAGAGATGTGCAAGTCGCGCCATCAAATGGTGGAAAAATGTTATGTGAATAATTAA
- a CDS encoding YafY family protein, with protein sequence MRGDRLVSILMLLQSHGRMTAKELSEKLEVSERTIHRDMEALSGSGIPVFAERGKNGGWALLENYETNLTGLKESEIRALFVSPSEQLLEDLGLARTSEEARNKLAASLPSIYRSNAKSVWDRIYVDTSTWKMRKEKVETFETLKNAIWKDSKLAVIYERVDGETTNRLLNPLGLVAKGSRWYFVAEKENGEIRTFRASRIQSAVEQKETFERPKNFSLAEYWKSSTKAFVENLPTYEVLADVRPGILPRMRFTDRFVEVEEATDQSGNVWIPVKLTFNTEAEALGYILGFADQIKVRKPVGLPEKIMKMAEDAVSLYKQKGQSNA encoded by the coding sequence ATGAGAGGAGATCGTCTAGTTTCAATATTAATGCTGCTTCAGTCTCATGGACGGATGACGGCTAAAGAACTTTCAGAGAAGCTGGAGGTTTCAGAGCGGACGATTCATCGGGATATGGAAGCCTTAAGCGGAAGCGGCATTCCGGTTTTTGCCGAGCGTGGAAAGAATGGGGGATGGGCGCTACTTGAGAATTATGAGACTAACTTAACAGGGTTAAAAGAATCGGAAATTAGAGCATTATTTGTTTCTCCATCAGAACAATTACTCGAGGATTTAGGACTGGCCCGCACCTCAGAAGAAGCCAGAAATAAACTGGCGGCGTCGCTGCCTTCGATTTACCGCTCCAATGCCAAGAGTGTGTGGGATAGAATTTATGTGGACACAAGTACTTGGAAAATGAGAAAAGAGAAAGTTGAGACATTCGAAACTTTAAAAAATGCCATCTGGAAAGACAGTAAGCTTGCTGTTATATACGAGCGAGTGGATGGTGAGACGACGAATCGACTCTTAAACCCATTAGGGCTTGTAGCAAAAGGAAGCCGTTGGTATTTTGTAGCGGAGAAAGAAAACGGAGAAATTCGCACATTCAGAGCTTCACGTATCCAATCAGCAGTTGAACAGAAGGAGACTTTTGAGAGGCCAAAGAATTTCAGCCTTGCTGAATACTGGAAATCATCGACAAAAGCTTTCGTTGAAAACCTTCCGACCTATGAAGTGCTTGCGGACGTGCGCCCGGGTATTTTACCGAGAATGAGATTTACTGACCGATTCGTTGAAGTAGAAGAAGCCACTGATCAAAGCGGGAATGTCTGGATTCCTGTGAAACTTACCTTTAATACCGAAGCGGAAGCCTTAGGTTATATCCTTGGATTTGCAGACCAGATAAAAGTAAGAAAGCCAGTGGGTTTACCTGAAAAAATTATGAAGATGGCGGAAGATGCCGTGTCGCTCTATAAACAAAAAGGTCAGTCTAATGCTTAA
- a CDS encoding SDR family NAD(P)-dependent oxidoreductase → MEASLKGKIALVTGASRGAGRGIAVELGKAGATVYVTGRSTRGKSTNGWPGTIDDTAEQIEAAGGKGIAVRCDHTNDSETAGVIEQIRREHGKLDILVNNIWGAHDHSIDDKPFWELSLKNWDTMFTAGVRAQLATNHFAIPLLRENSQALIIHTTFWDEYKYTGHFYYDLAKNALTRMSYGVSIELKQDNIAVIAVSPGFMRTELVLNYHQTDEDHWQEDEDLKHTETPYYIGRGIQALARDPEVMKKSGQIITAGDLAKEYRFTDIDGRVIPPFKL, encoded by the coding sequence ATGGAAGCATCACTAAAAGGAAAAATCGCTCTCGTAACTGGAGCAAGCCGGGGAGCCGGACGAGGGATAGCTGTTGAACTCGGCAAAGCTGGAGCCACGGTATACGTGACAGGCCGCAGTACAAGAGGGAAATCGACTAACGGCTGGCCCGGAACAATTGATGATACAGCAGAGCAAATTGAAGCTGCCGGGGGCAAGGGGATTGCCGTTCGATGTGATCACACGAATGACTCGGAAACAGCGGGGGTCATCGAGCAAATACGAAGAGAACATGGAAAGTTAGATATATTAGTGAATAACATCTGGGGGGCCCATGATCATTCCATTGATGATAAACCTTTTTGGGAATTGTCGTTAAAAAACTGGGATACGATGTTTACAGCAGGAGTGCGGGCTCAATTAGCCACAAACCACTTTGCAATCCCGCTCCTTCGCGAAAATTCTCAAGCACTTATCATTCATACGACGTTCTGGGACGAATATAAATACACCGGCCATTTTTATTATGATTTGGCGAAAAACGCTCTGACCCGTATGTCTTATGGGGTGTCAATTGAATTAAAACAAGACAACATTGCCGTTATAGCCGTCTCTCCGGGTTTTATGCGAACTGAGCTTGTATTAAACTATCACCAAACGGATGAAGACCATTGGCAGGAGGATGAAGATTTAAAACATACAGAAACACCTTATTACATCGGACGCGGTATTCAAGCATTAGCCCGTGACCCTGAAGTAATGAAGAAAAGCGGACAAATTATTACTGCCGGAGACCTTGCAAAAGAGTATAGGTTTACGGATATAGACGGGCGGGTGATTCCCCCTTTCAAACTGTGA
- a CDS encoding thiazole synthase → MLKIGDKTFNSRLMLGTGKYPNFDVQKEAVRVSDTEILTFAVRRMDIFDESEPNLLEELNLESYSLLPNTAGAKDADEAVRIARLAHASGLCDMVKVEVIGCQKTLLPDPFETMKASVRLLEEGFTVLTYTSDDVVLAKRLEQEGVHAIMPGASPIGSGQGIVNQLNLQFIIDQSSVPVIVDAGIGSAKDAAYAMELGADGILLNTAVSGAGDPVKMAEAMKLAVQSGRLSFEAGRIPKKEYAVSSSPESGMIG, encoded by the coding sequence ATGTTAAAAATCGGAGATAAAACTTTTAATTCGCGACTAATGCTGGGTACAGGAAAATATCCAAACTTTGATGTGCAAAAAGAAGCGGTCCGAGTATCAGATACGGAAATTCTAACGTTTGCCGTACGCCGCATGGATATTTTTGACGAGTCAGAACCCAATTTACTCGAGGAGCTCAATTTGGAGAGCTATTCGCTGCTTCCAAATACGGCTGGCGCCAAAGATGCTGACGAAGCTGTAAGGATTGCCCGCCTTGCCCATGCCTCCGGTTTATGTGACATGGTGAAAGTCGAAGTAATCGGCTGTCAAAAGACGCTGCTGCCGGACCCCTTTGAAACAATGAAAGCCTCTGTCAGATTGTTAGAAGAAGGCTTTACCGTACTGACTTATACTTCTGATGACGTCGTGTTAGCGAAACGACTGGAGCAGGAAGGTGTTCATGCAATTATGCCGGGCGCTTCCCCGATAGGATCCGGACAGGGAATCGTAAATCAGCTGAACCTGCAGTTTATCATCGATCAGTCGAGTGTCCCTGTTATTGTAGATGCCGGAATTGGGTCAGCGAAGGACGCGGCTTACGCGATGGAACTCGGGGCGGATGGAATTTTATTAAACACGGCTGTATCAGGAGCAGGCGATCCGGTAAAAATGGCCGAAGCTATGAAGTTAGCTGTTCAATCGGGAAGACTAAGCTTTGAAGCAGGCAGAATTCCTAAAAAAGAATATGCCGTAAGCAGCAGTCCAGAGAGCGGGATGATCGGTTAA
- a CDS encoding DUF4260 domain-containing protein, which translates to MNKLILQLEGLIVLLIAVYFYTQTGGSWVLFFLCLLVPDLSMLGYLKNKRWGAGIYNIGHTYIIPLLLSVFAFIASHDLLLALSLIWIAHIGMDRTIGYGLKYPSDFKDTHLQKV; encoded by the coding sequence ATGAATAAGCTGATATTGCAGCTGGAAGGGTTAATCGTGCTTCTTATAGCTGTTTATTTTTATACTCAAACAGGGGGAAGCTGGGTGTTGTTTTTCCTTTGTTTACTAGTCCCGGATTTAAGCATGTTAGGTTATTTAAAAAATAAAAGATGGGGAGCCGGCATTTACAATATTGGACATACTTACATAATTCCATTATTGCTAAGTGTATTTGCCTTCATAGCCTCTCATGATTTGTTATTGGCTTTAAGTCTGATTTGGATAGCTCATATTGGGATGGACCGGACGATAGGCTATGGATTAAAGTATCCGAGCGATTTTAAAGATACTCATTTGCAGAAGGTATAA
- a CDS encoding thiamine phosphate synthase translates to MKLIAVTTGQQSEKELIKAIQDVALFVDLVILREKQKTPEEYRLFFQSLKGVGVDVEKLAVHNAAELACASGIPNLHLPEKGPSVQVIKQKCPYLKTGVSVHSLESARQAEEQGADYVIFGHIYQTKSKEGVSPRGLHQLEKIASSLDIPVFGIGGITPESIRDLYESGAQGAAVMSGIFSKRDPLRAAKAYKKEAARYV, encoded by the coding sequence ATGAAATTAATTGCTGTAACGACCGGCCAACAAAGTGAAAAGGAATTGATCAAAGCCATTCAGGATGTGGCTCTCTTTGTAGACTTAGTTATTTTGCGGGAGAAGCAGAAGACTCCAGAAGAATACCGATTATTTTTTCAAAGCTTAAAAGGAGTCGGAGTCGATGTTGAAAAGCTTGCTGTACATAATGCGGCTGAGCTGGCTTGCGCCTCAGGGATTCCAAACCTTCACCTCCCGGAAAAAGGCCCCTCTGTTCAAGTGATAAAGCAGAAATGCCCGTACCTTAAAACAGGGGTGTCCGTTCATTCATTGGAATCCGCCAGGCAGGCTGAAGAGCAAGGGGCTGATTATGTGATATTTGGCCATATCTACCAAACGAAGAGTAAAGAGGGAGTAAGTCCTCGAGGTCTGCATCAATTAGAAAAAATCGCTTCTTCTCTCGATATCCCTGTTTTCGGTATAGGGGGCATCACTCCAGAAAGTATCAGAGATTTATATGAATCAGGAGCACAAGGAGCGGCCGTTATGTCAGGCATTTTTAGTAAAAGAGATCCTCTTCGTGCAGCAAAGGCTTATAAAAAGGAGGCAGCACGGTATGTATGA
- the thiS gene encoding sulfur carrier protein ThiS has protein sequence MKIQINGRQVKMEIEEVSVADVLKFYQVQEKLSVVEHNKEIVKKDAYEKRAVHEGDSLEIIHFVGGG, from the coding sequence ATGAAAATTCAAATTAACGGAAGACAGGTGAAAATGGAAATAGAGGAAGTATCAGTGGCTGACGTTCTCAAATTTTATCAAGTTCAGGAAAAGCTTTCTGTTGTCGAACACAATAAAGAAATTGTTAAAAAAGATGCTTATGAAAAGAGAGCAGTACACGAGGGAGATTCACTAGAGATTATTCATTTTGTAGGAGGAGGATGA
- a CDS encoding protein-glutamine gamma-glutamyltransferase produces MIYISGSPFQLNDNDTNSDEKMIIQAMHDSPAVFSYPSRNEFNFEVKMRKNIMLSADAMNQSKASFTDFANSVANPQYWSVTPFGGFQLLPGVSPSAAILDIFNNGSRYAFECAGAMLMIFYRAALLSIGERNFNRLFQGLYIYSWHADSDLGLNPVNTRHLIPGDVVYFDNPQFDPAAPYWRGENAVFLGNDSYFGHGLGVLSSKGIIDILNDLRAPGAFQSAYLTELVVRPSFSHLARFAVRVHNFQKIQLPVILHNESSIPFNRYHGLLFGGFPLYL; encoded by the coding sequence ATGATATATATTTCCGGGTCACCCTTTCAGCTAAATGATAATGATACAAATAGTGATGAGAAAATGATTATTCAAGCGATGCATGATTCTCCTGCTGTTTTTTCATATCCTTCGCGCAATGAGTTTAATTTCGAAGTCAAAATGAGAAAAAATATAATGCTGAGTGCTGATGCAATGAATCAGAGCAAAGCCAGTTTTACCGACTTTGCTAATTCAGTTGCGAATCCTCAATATTGGAGTGTTACACCATTTGGAGGATTTCAGCTTCTGCCCGGTGTCAGCCCGTCTGCTGCTATTCTCGATATTTTCAACAATGGTTCGCGTTATGCCTTCGAATGTGCAGGAGCCATGCTCATGATTTTTTACCGGGCAGCTCTATTATCCATCGGTGAACGAAACTTTAACCGGCTCTTTCAAGGTCTTTATATATATTCCTGGCATGCCGATTCCGACCTCGGCTTAAATCCCGTGAACACAAGACACCTTATCCCAGGAGATGTTGTCTATTTTGACAACCCGCAATTCGACCCAGCGGCTCCCTACTGGAGAGGGGAGAACGCCGTATTTCTCGGCAATGATTCATACTTCGGCCATGGCCTAGGAGTTTTATCATCTAAGGGAATCATTGATATTCTCAATGATTTAAGAGCACCAGGTGCTTTTCAATCAGCGTACTTAACCGAATTAGTCGTACGGCCTTCCTTCAGCCACCTAGCCAGGTTTGCTGTACGGGTTCACAATTTCCAAAAAATCCAGCTTCCTGTTATTCTGCATAATGAAAGTTCTATTCCATTCAACCGTTATCATGGCCTTTTATTTGGAGGGTTCCCTCTTTACTTATAA
- the thiO gene encoding glycine oxidase ThiO, translating into MYDVVIVGGGIIGQSISYYLNKNGVRAVVIESGRSGGKATRAAAGMLGVHTENEAPHLFHQFCAESRDLYPSLSGELRELTAIDIGLSSFGMYEAAVNEAHREKLQAKKHSFSNLEWLEADKAGEKIPLLYNRTMGVLYMKEDGHVEPARVCEAFKRGALLHGGELLEDTQVVEIEKEGGSFKVQTERQLIYGEKVILASGAESGRWFEKTGQKNPMIPTKGECFSIRSSRSHLKETLFFEDFYLVPKPDGRMIIGATSKPKDSSATVTGGGLSSLMNKVFAILPELKEAPLVDYWSGVRPGTVDGRPIIGEHPHLHGFFFATGHYRNGILLAPATGQLITALILDGGSRPYQGMLSPKRFIKEGEIPYENSN; encoded by the coding sequence ATGTATGATGTTGTCATTGTGGGAGGCGGAATTATTGGTCAGTCGATTTCTTATTACTTAAATAAAAACGGGGTTCGGGCGGTAGTCATTGAATCAGGAAGAAGCGGAGGAAAAGCAACGAGGGCTGCGGCCGGTATGCTTGGGGTCCATACAGAAAATGAAGCCCCACACTTATTCCATCAATTTTGTGCCGAAAGCAGAGACTTATATCCTTCTTTAAGTGGAGAATTACGTGAACTCACGGCGATCGATATCGGCCTGTCGTCTTTTGGGATGTACGAAGCAGCTGTGAACGAAGCTCACCGGGAGAAATTACAGGCTAAGAAACATTCGTTTTCTAATCTAGAATGGCTCGAAGCAGATAAGGCCGGTGAAAAAATCCCCTTACTCTACAATCGAACGATGGGCGTATTGTACATGAAAGAAGACGGTCATGTAGAACCAGCCAGAGTATGTGAAGCATTTAAAAGAGGGGCTCTATTACATGGGGGAGAGCTGCTCGAAGATACACAAGTGGTGGAGATTGAAAAGGAAGGTGGAAGTTTTAAGGTTCAGACGGAGAGACAGTTAATCTATGGCGAAAAAGTTATTTTAGCTTCTGGAGCAGAAAGTGGAAGATGGTTTGAGAAAACCGGTCAGAAGAATCCGATGATTCCTACAAAAGGTGAATGCTTTTCGATCCGATCAAGCAGAAGCCATTTAAAGGAAACGTTATTTTTTGAGGATTTCTATCTGGTTCCAAAACCAGACGGGAGAATGATTATCGGTGCCACCTCGAAACCGAAAGACTCAAGTGCCACAGTTACTGGCGGAGGGTTATCCAGTCTGATGAATAAAGTGTTTGCCATACTGCCAGAATTGAAGGAAGCACCATTGGTGGATTACTGGTCAGGAGTGAGACCCGGAACTGTCGATGGCCGGCCGATCATTGGAGAACATCCACATTTACACGGCTTCTTTTTTGCAACGGGTCATTACCGAAACGGGATCCTCCTGGCTCCGGCGACAGGCCAGTTGATTACAGCGCTCATCCTAGATGGGGGCAGCCGTCCTTACCAAGGGATGTTATCTCCAAAGCGCTTTATAAAGGAGGGTGAGATTCCGTATGAAAATTCAAATTAA
- a CDS encoding helix-turn-helix domain-containing protein — MKKSKADLIMHPVRMRIIQCLAKDSATVYELLEMIEDVPQATLYRHLNELKKGKVIKVDTERKVRGTVERTYMLEKDGAWITADEAVQMSNDEHLQMFMTFFVNLLRETENYFDGEVDLTKDIYGFSQVDLHLTSDEWTEMRQDIKTLMIKYGSKKKRENTRRVTMAQVFIPEARTKGED; from the coding sequence ATGAAAAAATCAAAAGCAGATTTAATTATGCACCCAGTACGAATGCGGATTATTCAGTGTTTAGCGAAGGATTCAGCCACCGTCTATGAGCTCCTTGAGATGATAGAAGATGTGCCCCAGGCGACGTTATACCGGCATTTGAATGAACTCAAAAAGGGAAAAGTGATAAAAGTAGATACAGAGCGAAAGGTTCGGGGAACAGTTGAGCGTACGTACATGCTCGAAAAAGATGGAGCATGGATCACTGCAGATGAAGCTGTGCAAATGAGCAATGATGAGCACCTTCAAATGTTTATGACTTTCTTTGTGAACCTGCTTCGTGAGACTGAAAACTACTTTGACGGAGAGGTCGACTTAACGAAGGATATCTACGGATTCAGTCAAGTTGATCTTCACCTTACTTCTGACGAATGGACAGAAATGCGACAGGACATAAAAACTTTGATGATCAAATACGGATCGAAAAAGAAAAGAGAGAATACACGAAGAGTTACAATGGCGCAAGTGTTTATTCCTGAAGCTCGTACTAAAGGAGAGGATTAA